Proteins encoded by one window of Streptomyces sp. NBC_01477:
- a CDS encoding putative leader peptide, which translates to MRGILTKRRHIDLARVASACCCR; encoded by the coding sequence ATGCGCGGCATCCTCACCAAGCGGCGCCATATCGACCTCGCGCGCGTCGCCAGCGCCTGCTGTTGCCGCTGA
- a CDS encoding SCO5918 family protein yields MRCIIARFAFDLTKSDVQASMKGIKPEPITGESVIISRRHYPVKQVGEVITRQDRRDFSAAEVTRALHNLGFTCRSAAPDAPPAALGPLRTASSLLGLGHLPGH; encoded by the coding sequence ATGCGCTGCATCATCGCCCGTTTCGCCTTCGACCTGACCAAGAGTGACGTGCAGGCGTCGATGAAGGGCATCAAACCCGAGCCGATCACGGGCGAGTCCGTGATCATCAGCCGTCGCCACTACCCGGTCAAGCAGGTCGGGGAGGTCATCACCCGGCAGGACCGCCGCGACTTCAGCGCCGCCGAGGTGACCCGCGCCCTCCACAACCTCGGCTTCACCTGCCGGAGCGCCGCCCCTGACGCTCCCCCCGCCGCCCTCGGTCCGCTCCGGACAGCATCCTCGCTGCTGGGCCTCGGGCACCTGCCCGGCCACTGA
- a CDS encoding LysR family transcriptional regulator, which produces MRIEQLEYIEAVTRLGSLRRAADELHLSQPALSETVRNLERELGVDLLDRRRSGAKISDGGRELLPHIIGVLDAVDKLRQAADHQHRTSRTVRLGTVNAATVPLLVPAIRAFRAAHPSTQVEVVAAQQADIHRALLEGRFDLGLVNYLQGDDLPPELHTTELLRGRPVVCVRPDSPLAVLRTIGVDDLLTEPLVVMRAGYVMHRYVHRLLAGRTPSFSYSTDGAEMGKLMVAEGLGATVLPDFSVIGDPLERSGALVCRPVADDATEVLMVAQRRLSGSVPRAAHDLHQLFVERAAAHRPARQA; this is translated from the coding sequence ATGCGGATCGAGCAGCTCGAATACATCGAAGCGGTGACCCGGCTCGGCTCACTGCGCCGAGCGGCGGACGAACTGCACCTCTCCCAGCCCGCGTTGAGCGAGACCGTGCGCAATCTTGAGCGCGAACTCGGCGTGGACCTGCTGGACCGCCGCCGCTCCGGCGCGAAGATCAGCGACGGCGGGCGCGAGCTGCTGCCGCACATCATCGGGGTCCTCGACGCGGTGGACAAGCTCCGGCAGGCCGCCGACCACCAGCACAGGACCAGCCGTACGGTCCGGCTGGGCACGGTCAACGCGGCCACCGTGCCGCTGCTCGTGCCGGCGATCCGCGCCTTTCGGGCCGCGCACCCGTCCACCCAGGTCGAGGTGGTCGCGGCGCAGCAGGCCGACATCCACCGGGCGCTGCTGGAGGGCCGGTTCGACCTCGGGCTGGTCAACTACCTCCAGGGCGACGACCTGCCGCCGGAACTCCACACCACCGAATTGCTGCGCGGCCGGCCCGTGGTCTGCGTCCGCCCGGACAGCCCGCTGGCCGTGCTGCGTACGATCGGCGTGGACGACCTGCTGACCGAACCGCTGGTCGTGATGCGGGCCGGCTATGTCATGCACCGCTACGTGCACCGGCTGCTGGCCGGCCGGACACCGTCCTTCTCGTACTCCACCGACGGCGCCGAGATGGGCAAGCTGATGGTGGCCGAGGGGCTGGGTGCCACGGTCCTGCCGGACTTCAGCGTGATCGGCGACCCGCTGGAGCGCAGCGGCGCGCTCGTCTGCCGGCCGGTGGCCGACGACGCGACCGAGGTGCTGATGGTGGCGCAGCGCCGGCTGTCCGGCTCGGTGCCGCGCGCGGCACACGATCTCCACCAGCTCTTCGTGGAGCGCGCCGCCGCCCATCGGCCGGCGCGGCAGGCGTAA
- a CDS encoding DEAD/DEAH box helicase, with product MNRTYRTTDRSSRSRSAGSTGSGRGGYRGQAPSRSGGPSRSGGYGGRRPAAAQGEFALPVTLTPALPPVETFAELDLPPVLLTALGRQGMAVPFPIQAATLPNSLAGRDVLGRGRTGSGKTLAFGLALLARTAGRRAEPGQPLALVLVPTRELAQQVTDALTPYARDLRLRLATVVGGMSIGRQVSVLRAGAEVVVATPGRLKDLIDRGTCRLDQVDITVLDEADQMADMGFMPQVTALLDQVRPGGQRMLFSATLDRNIDLLVRRYLTDPVVHSVDPSAGAVTTMEHHVLHVQNTDKQATTTEIAARDGRVLMFLDTKHAVDKLTTHLLRSGVRAAALHGGKSQPQRTRTLAQFKSGHVTVLVATNVAARGIHVDDLDLVVNVDPPSDHKDYLHRGGRTARAGESGRVVTLVLPSQRREMTRLMATAGITPQSTQTHSGDAELTRVTGARTPSGVPVTITEPVADRTKRSSSSSSRGRRSRPAQARRSTRPTAAPAGTSQRRSALSPAA from the coding sequence ATGAACCGCACGTACCGCACGACCGATCGCTCTTCCCGCAGCCGCTCCGCCGGCTCCACCGGCTCCGGCCGCGGCGGCTACCGCGGTCAGGCCCCGTCCCGTTCCGGCGGGCCGTCCCGCTCCGGCGGCTACGGAGGCCGCCGCCCCGCGGCGGCGCAGGGGGAGTTCGCCCTGCCCGTCACCCTCACCCCGGCCCTGCCCCCGGTGGAGACCTTCGCCGAGCTGGACCTGCCGCCCGTACTGCTGACGGCCCTGGGCCGGCAGGGGATGGCCGTGCCGTTCCCGATCCAGGCCGCCACGCTCCCCAACTCGCTGGCGGGACGCGACGTGCTGGGCCGCGGCCGTACCGGCTCCGGCAAGACGCTGGCGTTCGGCCTGGCGCTGCTGGCCCGTACCGCGGGGCGGCGCGCCGAGCCCGGTCAGCCGCTGGCCCTGGTGCTGGTCCCGACCCGGGAGCTGGCCCAGCAGGTCACCGACGCCCTCACCCCGTACGCCCGCGACCTGCGGCTGCGGCTGGCCACCGTCGTCGGCGGCATGTCCATCGGCCGTCAGGTCAGTGTCCTGCGGGCGGGCGCCGAGGTCGTCGTGGCGACTCCCGGCCGGCTCAAGGACCTCATCGACCGCGGTACGTGCCGGCTGGACCAGGTCGACATCACCGTGCTGGACGAAGCCGACCAGATGGCCGACATGGGATTCATGCCGCAGGTCACCGCCCTGCTGGACCAGGTGCGCCCGGGCGGCCAGCGGATGCTGTTCTCCGCCACCCTGGACCGCAACATCGACCTGCTGGTGCGCCGCTACCTGACCGACCCGGTCGTGCACTCGGTCGACCCCTCCGCGGGCGCGGTCACCACGATGGAACACCACGTCCTGCACGTGCAGAACACCGACAAGCAGGCCACGACCACCGAGATCGCGGCCCGCGACGGCCGGGTCCTGATGTTCCTGGACACCAAGCACGCCGTGGACAAGCTCACCACGCACCTGCTGCGCAGCGGTGTGCGCGCGGCGGCACTGCACGGCGGCAAGTCGCAGCCGCAGCGCACCCGCACGCTGGCGCAGTTCAAGAGCGGTCACGTGACCGTGCTGGTCGCCACCAACGTGGCCGCCCGCGGTATCCACGTCGACGACCTCGACCTGGTCGTGAACGTCGACCCGCCGAGCGACCACAAGGACTACCTGCACCGCGGCGGACGTACCGCCCGGGCCGGCGAGTCCGGCCGCGTCGTCACCCTGGTCCTGCCCAGCCAGCGCCGCGAGATGACCCGGCTGATGGCCACCGCGGGCATCACCCCGCAGAGCACGCAGACCCACTCGGGGGACGCCGAGCTGACCCGTGTCACGGGCGCGCGGACCCCCTCCGGTGTACCCGTCACCATCACGGAACCGGTCGCGGACCGCACCAAGCGCAGCTCGTCGTCGTCCTCGCGCGGGCGGCGCAGCCGCCCCGCGCAGGCCCGGCGCTCCACCCGGCCCACCGCGGCGCCGGCGGGAACCTCGCAGCGCCGTTCCGCCCTCAGTCCGGCAGCATGA
- a CDS encoding LLM class flavin-dependent oxidoreductase — protein MTLTFHWFLPTYGDSRRVVGGGHGTPAGAAGGDRPATIGYLTQIARAAEDLGFVGALTPTGAWCEDAWLTTAMLAQTTERLKFLVAFRPGSVSPTLGAQMAATFQRHSGGRLLLNVVTGGESHEQRAYGDFLDKDARYARTAEFLHIVRGLWAGETVDLAGEHLRVEGARLSRLPDPVPEVYFGGSSPAAGTVAARYSDVYLTWGEPPAAVAEKIGWIRALADKEGRRVRFGIRLHVIPRDTAGQAWAEAERLLAGFAPETIAAVQAGLARSESEGQRRMLALHGGSTADLEISPNLWAGIGLVRGGAGTALVGSHTEVADRIAEYHALGIDEFVLSGHPHLEEAYWFGEGVLPLLQARGLWTHPLDATPGARDTATAETPFAGRN, from the coding sequence GTGACCCTGACCTTCCACTGGTTCCTGCCCACCTACGGTGACAGCCGCCGGGTTGTCGGCGGCGGCCACGGCACCCCGGCCGGCGCGGCGGGCGGCGACCGGCCCGCGACGATCGGCTACCTCACCCAGATCGCCCGCGCCGCCGAGGACCTGGGCTTCGTCGGCGCGCTCACCCCGACCGGGGCGTGGTGCGAGGACGCCTGGCTGACCACCGCCATGCTCGCCCAGACCACCGAGCGGCTGAAATTCCTGGTCGCCTTCCGCCCCGGCTCGGTCTCCCCCACCCTCGGCGCGCAGATGGCCGCGACCTTCCAGCGGCATTCCGGCGGCCGGCTGCTGCTCAACGTGGTCACCGGCGGCGAGAGCCACGAGCAGCGCGCGTACGGCGACTTCCTCGACAAGGACGCGCGCTACGCCCGCACCGCCGAGTTCCTGCACATCGTGCGGGGGCTGTGGGCCGGCGAGACGGTCGATCTGGCCGGCGAGCACCTGCGGGTGGAGGGCGCCCGGCTCAGCCGGCTGCCCGACCCGGTGCCCGAGGTGTACTTCGGCGGTTCCTCGCCGGCCGCGGGCACGGTCGCGGCCCGCTACAGCGATGTGTACCTCACCTGGGGCGAGCCGCCGGCCGCCGTCGCGGAGAAGATCGGCTGGATCCGGGCGCTGGCCGACAAGGAGGGCCGCCGGGTCAGGTTCGGCATCCGGCTGCACGTCATCCCGCGCGACACCGCCGGGCAGGCGTGGGCCGAGGCCGAACGGCTGCTGGCCGGCTTCGCCCCCGAGACCATCGCCGCCGTCCAGGCGGGCCTGGCCCGCAGCGAGTCCGAGGGCCAGCGGCGGATGCTGGCACTGCACGGCGGCAGCACCGCCGACCTGGAGATCTCGCCGAACCTGTGGGCCGGTATCGGCCTGGTACGCGGCGGCGCGGGCACCGCGCTGGTCGGCAGCCACACCGAGGTCGCCGACCGTATCGCCGAATACCACGCGCTGGGCATCGACGAATTCGTCCTGTCGGGACACCCCCACCTGGAAGAGGCGTACTGGTTCGGCGAGGGCGTACTCCCCCTGCTCCAGGCCCGCGGACTGTGGACCCACCCGCTCGACGCGACCCCCGGCGCCCGCGACACCGCCACCGCCGAGACCCCCTTCGCCGGCCGGAACTGA
- a CDS encoding SfnB family sulfur acquisition oxidoreductase has product MASRRAEVIADDAEALAVAAALAAEFRVGAARRDAERELPRAELDRLTAAGLLAVTVPAAHGGADVSLVTLAEVFRLLATADGSLAQIPQSHFAYVNVLRAQGTPAQQDFFFRELLAGKRFGNAQSEAGTRHVQDIRTRLEPGADGTGYVLTGVKHYATGALFADWIPVLARAGDEGALHVAYVPADAPGVTVVDDWEGMGQRTTASGTVRLEDVAVPADRVVPHHLTFTGPQLHGAVAQLLHAAIDAGIAGGALAEAVDFVRTKSRPWFESGFDTAAEDPLLIQRVGELALQVKAADALLAAAARAVDAARAELTDDSAAEASIAVAAAKAFAATAAVEVAGALFELAGTRSAADSLNLNRYWRDARTHTLHDPARWKVQHIGRYVLSGTRPPRHGLL; this is encoded by the coding sequence ATGGCGTCCCGCAGGGCGGAGGTGATCGCCGACGACGCGGAAGCGCTCGCCGTCGCCGCCGCGCTCGCCGCCGAATTCCGGGTCGGCGCCGCCCGCCGGGACGCCGAACGCGAGCTGCCGCGGGCCGAGCTGGACCGGCTCACCGCCGCCGGGCTGCTCGCGGTCACGGTCCCGGCGGCGCACGGCGGGGCGGACGTCAGCCTGGTCACGCTCGCCGAGGTCTTCCGGCTGCTGGCCACCGCGGACGGCAGCCTGGCGCAGATCCCGCAGAGCCACTTCGCCTACGTCAATGTGCTGCGCGCCCAGGGCACACCCGCCCAGCAGGACTTCTTCTTCCGGGAGCTGCTGGCCGGCAAGCGGTTCGGCAATGCGCAGTCCGAGGCCGGCACCAGGCACGTCCAGGACATCCGCACCCGGCTGGAGCCCGGCGCCGACGGGACCGGATACGTACTGACCGGGGTCAAGCACTACGCCACCGGCGCGCTGTTCGCCGACTGGATCCCGGTGCTGGCCAGGGCCGGGGACGAGGGCGCGCTGCACGTCGCCTATGTGCCCGCCGACGCGCCGGGCGTGACCGTGGTGGACGACTGGGAGGGCATGGGCCAGCGCACCACCGCCAGCGGGACCGTACGGCTGGAGGACGTCGCGGTGCCCGCGGACCGGGTGGTGCCGCACCACCTGACCTTCACCGGGCCGCAGCTGCACGGGGCGGTGGCCCAGTTGCTGCACGCGGCGATCGACGCCGGGATCGCCGGGGGCGCGCTGGCCGAGGCGGTGGACTTCGTCCGCACCAAGAGCCGCCCGTGGTTCGAGAGCGGATTCGACACCGCGGCCGAGGACCCGCTGCTGATCCAGCGGGTCGGCGAACTCGCCCTCCAGGTCAAGGCCGCGGACGCGCTGCTGGCCGCGGCGGCCCGCGCGGTGGACGCCGCCCGCGCCGAGCTGACCGACGACAGCGCCGCCGAGGCGTCCATCGCGGTGGCGGCGGCCAAGGCGTTCGCGGCGACCGCGGCGGTGGAGGTCGCGGGCGCCCTGTTCGAACTGGCGGGCACCCGCTCGGCCGCCGACTCGTTGAACCTCAACCGCTACTGGCGCGACGCCCGCACCCACACGCTGCACGACCCGGCGCGGTGGAAGGTGCAGCACATCGGCCGCTATGTGCTGTCCGGCACCCGCCCGCCGCGGCACGGCCTGCTGTAG
- a CDS encoding cold-shock protein, with translation MAMGTVKWFNAARGFGFIEQSGDGADVFAHFSHLVDPGLPGLVEGQRVTFDVTQNPKGLYAENIACA, from the coding sequence ATGGCTATGGGAACCGTCAAATGGTTCAACGCGGCCCGGGGGTTCGGCTTCATCGAGCAATCCGGCGATGGCGCCGACGTATTCGCGCACTTCTCCCATCTCGTCGACCCAGGACTTCCCGGACTGGTCGAGGGCCAGCGGGTGACGTTCGACGTCACGCAGAACCCGAAGGGTCTGTACGCCGAGAACATCGCGTGCGCCTGA